One Elusimicrobiota bacterium genomic window, TTTATATTAGTTAAATATTGTTTCAATATTTTGACTCCTTCTTCACATTGTTCTCGTCGGGTATTATATTCAGAATCCACCAATTCCCTTTTTTTCTTAGTGTCCGCTATAACAATAGATATACCTGGATTTGAAAGGGGTATATGTTCATATTCGAGACTGCGGCAATCAATAAATAAAGCTGTGTTCTTCTTTGCATAAGTTATTACAAACTGGTCCATTATACCGCATTTCATCCCGATGAATTCATTTTCTGCTGTTTGACAGAGTATAGGTATATTCTGCTTTTTTATTTTTATATCCGAAAGAGTAGTTATTGCAAGACAACTTACCACTTCTATAGCCGCAGAAGAAGATAATCCGCTACCTATAGGAATATTACCTTCAAAAAGGAAATTAATTCCTTTAGGTTTATGTCCCTGTTCTTGTAATATTTTTACTACACCTTTAGGGTAATTAGCCCAGCCGTCTTTCTGATTATACGTCACTTTATCTAAAGAACAAGTTGAGCTCTTTTCAAAATTAAGAGATTGCAATCTTAGAATGTTCTCACCGTTAGTTGTTGCGGTAACTAAAACATTCCTGTCAATCGCTATTGGTAAAACATATCCGCCGTTATAATCTGTATGCTCACCAATAAGATTAACTCTGCCCGGTGCAGAGAATATGCGTATATCACCGCTTTTACCAAATCTTTTTTGAAATTCTTTTTTAAGATTTGCTATTCTGTTCTTCATATTCCTTGTTTGCCTGTTTATATTGGTTTATATCGCCAATATCATACCAGTTATCACAAAATACAAATCCATAGACAAGTTCTTTCTTGTGTAACCACTGGATATACCTGCCAGGTTGGTCCGGGCTGTTGCCTTCCGCTAAATATTTATTAACCAAATCTAACTTTTCTTTAGGAAACAAATACATACAAATAGCAGCAAGAGTTGTTTCCGGTTTAGCAGGTTTTTCAACAAATGAAACCACACGATTTTTATTATCGAGTCTTATTTCGGAATATTTTTGTACTAAATCTTTACTTTTTACATCATATACTGCAATTGATGTACCTTTGGTTTTGAAAAATTTTACAAAATCATTTAAATTAAGTTGAAACAAATTGTCACCCGCTAATACAAGTAGGTCGTCATTAACCCGTAATTTATCTATTACAAATTTCATATCTCCAATAGCACCTAATTTTATCTCATCAGATGATGTCCCGTCATCAATCAATTCTATTTTTTTTTCTGTTTTTAAGTTTGAAAGCCATTTCTGAAATAAATGATAAAATCTATGATTTGTTATGATATAGACACTATCAATTTCAGATACCTGTTCTATTTTTGCAATAGTATATTCTAGCATCGGTTTGCCGGCTATAGTCAGAAGATGTTTGGGTTTGTCTTTTGTGAGAGGATATAGTCGCGTGGCATATCCAGCACATAAAATTATAGCTTTCATAAAGTAAATTCAGGGATTAGGAAAACGGAGATTAATAAATTCTGATACTAAGAGAATGGATATTATGAGACTAGGGTTTTACCTTAATCTCTCAGTCTCCCAGTCTCCCAGTCTCCCAGTCTCCCAGTCTCCTAGTCTCCTAATATCCTAATCTCTAATTTTTTAGTCTCCCGGTCTCAATCTTGATTATTGGCAATATACTTCAAATTCATATAACGAAAATCCGTAAAGTTTTGTTCCTACTGCAACCCCTCTTCTTGTTCCATACATCCGAATATATCTACCGCTGCCTTTTAACGGTATTTCTTCTACACCACCCATTCCATCTGTCTTTGTATATATTGTTGTCCATTTAGTATCATCATTTGATACTTGTATCTCGTAGTCTTTACCATATGCTGCTTCCCAGTTCAGGATTACTTTTTTAATATCATAAACAGCACCAAGGTCTATTCTTATCCATTGAGGGTCACTAGCTGCTGATGCCCAGCGTGTTGATGTTACACCATCTACTGCCCCTTCTATAGGTGTTGCCCCGCTTTCTATGGATGATGCTGTTACAGGTTTTCCTTTAGCTATATTACCGGCAACACTGTCTTGTTTTTTAGCAGATGTTTTGGTCGGTTTTTCTTCTGTGGCAGATTCACTTTGTTCGCCTCCAAGTTTAAGAATTATATAATCAAAGTTGCCGACTGCTCCTGCACCGTTAGTGTCCATCGCCAACTTCATAACGTGTTTCCCTTCACTTAAACTTACTCCTGTCTTTGTTATTGTTTGCCATGTCTGCCAACCACCTGTATCAGGTACTGTCATTGGTCCTGTTTTGTCTACATCATCAAACTCTATATGAAAAGTTCCGCCCTTACCAGTTGCGCCTACCTGCACTTCTATTGTATATGTCCCTGCTGTCTTTATATCTACCGTATATTTTAACCACTCACCTGCCATAACCCAGCCTACATCATAACCTCCGGCAGGATTAACTTCTATATCTACTCCTTCATCTGTGCGGTATTGTTCCCCAAAATTCCTTGCTTCTTTGTCGTGATATCCTACTCCTTCTCCACCCTTGTCAAAATCTTCTGCTTCAATCTTTATATCTGTTACTGACCCTTTCTTTTTAGAAGCTGTTTTACTTCCTTTATCATCACTTTGTTTTGTAGCAGCAACTTTTTTACTGATAACTTTTTTCCTCGCCTCAAGCTGCCCCGTGCAAGTAAAACAAATACCAAACACTATTCCTAGAATTATCCAGTTTCGCATATTAGTTAGCTCCTTAAAAAAATGTGTGACGTGAAATGTGTAATGAACAAATAAAACAACATATTGGAATTTTCTTACATTTACTAATCTAATTCCCATAATTTTATTTAATCTACAAAAATCACCTCCTAGTATAATAAAATAATTAAAAATATATTATTCCAAAGTTGGAAATTCAGTGACGCGTAAATTTGTGCAACCGTATGGAATTAACATTAATTCTTCCAATGGTTTAGAAGAGTTTGCCGGACTTTTTGGAATAGATCCTGCAGCATTATGTTCCAATGTCCACTCAGGAATACGACTTCCCAGTATCTTAATTGCGACAGGTGCTCCTTTCGGGGAAAATGGGCAATCACCGATTGATTTTTTTTCAAGTTGCATTGATTTTTCCATATCATCGATATTAATATTCAACGCATAATTCCACGGTGTTGTCGGATGTACTTCCCAGTCACCATGAGGTAATTTACCTTTAATCAATTTCCAGTTTTCTCCTATTTTAAGAGAATAAATTAAAGGACCTCTTTCTACACTAATGCTGTTATTATAACGTCTTTGAGTTTTAAATTCCATCGGTAGATGTAAAGTTATTGATGTTGTTTTACTCCACTTACGGTCAATACAATAAAATTTCCCGGATGCCACCGAAATAGAATTTTCTTTGTTTACTTTTATTGTTGCCTTTTTTGTCCAAGCCGGTATGCGTAGATATAAAGGGAATTTAACAGGCTGTTTTACTGTTATTTTAAAATGTAATGTTTCATCAAAAGGATAATCTGTTTTTAAATCAACTTTAACCGGATTATTTTTAATTTTAGTGACTACCTTACTAGGGGCATATGCAACAACAGCTAAACCGCTATCTTGTGTTTTCATCCAAAGATGCGAAGCATATTTTGGCCAGCCTTGATGCATATTTGCCGTACAGCAACCGTAATGAGGTTCCAAGCCATAAATATTGGAATCCGGTCCGTTAGTTGTGTAGATTCTGTCTTCGGCAACTTTACAAATTACCTGGTTTACCTGCTGGTCATACTGGTGTGCCCACATGTCCGGACTAAAGGTTGCGGGCAGTGCATTAAAAGCTATACGTTCAAGTCTATCTAAAAGAGATACATCGCCTAAAATACTCGCAAGTATTTCAAGAGAAAACATGTACTCAACAACAGAACAAAGTTCTGTGCCCTGTGATGGGTTTTTGCCGGCAAGATGTTCATCACCGGTAAAAACACCTGTTATTTGACCATGATATGTATCAAGTGTTTCAAGTATTTTATAAACTGAATTTTTATCTTTTTTAGCGTGCGATTGACGATACCATACCCCAGGGTATTTTATTGCCATAGCATTATTTACAACATGTGTAATCATATTAAAGCTTTCTTTTTTTGTTTTATTTTTATATTTGAATTTATTAAAATTTTTACTCCAATCATATCCTTTAGCATGTACTTTGTTAGATAAACTCAAAAGCCACTTTTCATTAGTTTGTTCATAAAGCCAGTAAATACTAAGTATCAATTCAGCACATCTATGTCTTCCCCATTCAAGCATAGATATTTTACCGTTCCAGAATGTTTTATCTTCTAACAATATGTTAAGTTTTCTAAAAAACTTATCCATTGCAGGTATAATACGTTTGTCTTTCGTAACTTCCTGATATTGTATCATTGCTTTAAGAACCAGAAAAACCGGCCATGGATCATATTCTATACCTTTATTATTCTTTACCGGTCCTAACCAACCGTCTTTATGCTGATGGTTTAGTATGTAGTCCACCCACTTAGTTACTTTTCTTTTAAGTTTGTCGTCATCAAGAAGAAAAGCAAGAGGTATTATGCCATCTAACCAGTAAGGTCCGCGTTCCCACCCTTCGGCTTTTCCGCCTATCCATCCGCTTTCAGAAATATCCGGCCAAAATTCATCCAAATGTCCGCTAAGTCCGTTTGCCTGAATATGAAGCTGGTTAAGTAACCATCCATCCGTATGAATACTTCCAAGCGGTAACGGTATAAATTTCAATTTAGTTAATTTAGAATTGTTTTTAATATAAGCCTCTTCATGCACACGAATCATCACGAATTTCATAACACCTCACGAATTTATTACGAATATTGGTGTTATATCGCGTTTATCGGATTCAGTTTTCGTTACAAAAATAATTACATTTATTTTTGTCGACACTGATTTAATCTGATACCAGTGACTTCATGCAGAAATATGTGAAATTGGTTTTTTACTACACAAGTAGGTTTAGTGAAATCTAATGTAAAT contains:
- a CDS encoding galactokinase — translated: MKNRIANLKKEFQKRFGKSGDIRIFSAPGRVNLIGEHTDYNGGYVLPIAIDRNVLVTATTNGENILRLQSLNFEKSSTCSLDKVTYNQKDGWANYPKGVVKILQEQGHKPKGINFLFEGNIPIGSGLSSSAAIEVVSCLAITTLSDIKIKKQNIPILCQTAENEFIGMKCGIMDQFVITYAKKNTALFIDCRSLEYEHIPLSNPGISIVIADTKKKRELVDSEYNTRREQCEEGVKILKQYLTNINQLRDISSDRFEKFKNKLPFIIRQRCEHIIYENERVLNAKILLKKSMIKEFGILMNESHNSCKTLYQISCPELDTIVETAQNIKGVLGSRMTGAGFGGCTVSLVKKESINEFTEKVSTIYKKKFQIKPEFYICNAEDGAKKIKD
- a CDS encoding glycoside hydrolase family 127 protein — protein: MKFVMIRVHEEAYIKNNSKLTKLKFIPLPLGSIHTDGWLLNQLHIQANGLSGHLDEFWPDISESGWIGGKAEGWERGPYWLDGIIPLAFLLDDDKLKRKVTKWVDYILNHQHKDGWLGPVKNNKGIEYDPWPVFLVLKAMIQYQEVTKDKRIIPAMDKFFRKLNILLEDKTFWNGKISMLEWGRHRCAELILSIYWLYEQTNEKWLLSLSNKVHAKGYDWSKNFNKFKYKNKTKKESFNMITHVVNNAMAIKYPGVWYRQSHAKKDKNSVYKILETLDTYHGQITGVFTGDEHLAGKNPSQGTELCSVVEYMFSLEILASILGDVSLLDRLERIAFNALPATFSPDMWAHQYDQQVNQVICKVAEDRIYTTNGPDSNIYGLEPHYGCCTANMHQGWPKYASHLWMKTQDSGLAVVAYAPSKVVTKIKNNPVKVDLKTDYPFDETLHFKITVKQPVKFPLYLRIPAWTKKATIKVNKENSISVASGKFYCIDRKWSKTTSITLHLPMEFKTQRRYNNSISVERGPLIYSLKIGENWKLIKGKLPHGDWEVHPTTPWNYALNINIDDMEKSMQLEKKSIGDCPFSPKGAPVAIKILGSRIPEWTLEHNAAGSIPKSPANSSKPLEELMLIPYGCTNLRVTEFPTLE
- a CDS encoding nucleotidyltransferase family protein, with product MKAIILCAGYATRLYPLTKDKPKHLLTIAGKPMLEYTIAKIEQVSEIDSVYIITNHRFYHLFQKWLSNLKTEKKIELIDDGTSSDEIKLGAIGDMKFVIDKLRVNDDLLVLAGDNLFQLNLNDFVKFFKTKGTSIAVYDVKSKDLVQKYSEIRLDNKNRVVSFVEKPAKPETTLAAICMYLFPKEKLDLVNKYLAEGNSPDQPGRYIQWLHKKELVYGFVFCDNWYDIGDINQYKQANKEYEEQNSKS
- a CDS encoding discoidin domain-containing protein, encoding MRNWIILGIVFGICFTCTGQLEARKKVISKKVAATKQSDDKGSKTASKKKGSVTDIKIEAEDFDKGGEGVGYHDKEARNFGEQYRTDEGVDIEVNPAGGYDVGWVMAGEWLKYTVDIKTAGTYTIEVQVGATGKGGTFHIEFDDVDKTGPMTVPDTGGWQTWQTITKTGVSLSEGKHVMKLAMDTNGAGAVGNFDYIILKLGGEQSESATEEKPTKTSAKKQDSVAGNIAKGKPVTASSIESGATPIEGAVDGVTSTRWASAASDPQWIRIDLGAVYDIKKVILNWEAAYGKDYEIQVSNDDTKWTTIYTKTDGMGGVEEIPLKGSGRYIRMYGTRRGVAVGTKLYGFSLYEFEVYCQ